A genomic segment from Triticum dicoccoides isolate Atlit2015 ecotype Zavitan chromosome 1A, WEW_v2.0, whole genome shotgun sequence encodes:
- the LOC119338999 gene encoding protein DMP6-like yields the protein MAAAQNEVVARQGREDEVHGVDEERPLLARPPAVRDDPGDGLSPMQRAISQTYQSTAHLATLLPTGTVMAFQLLSPIVTDQGHCVRANRAMAGALVALCGLSCFALSFTDSFRDAKGAVRYGFATRRGLWVIDGGAPLDPQAAAAYRLRFLDLVHAVVTVMVFVAVALFDHNVVSCFYPVPSEDAVQVLTVLPIAIGVVGSMLFVTFPTTRHGIGFPLSQH from the coding sequence ATGGCGGCGGCGCAGAACGAGGTGGTGGCGCGGCAGGGGCGCGAGGACGAGGTCCACGGCGTCGACGAGGAGCGGCCACTCCTGGCGAGGCCGCCGGCCGTCCGCGACGACCCAGGCGACGGGCTGAGCCCGATGCAGAGGGCCatcagccagacgtaccagagcacGGCGCACCTGGCCACGCTGCTGCCCACGGGCACCGTCATGGCGTTCCAGCTGCTGTCCCCGATCGTCACGGACCAGGGCCACTGCGTGCGCGCCAACCGCGCCATGGCCGGCGCGCTCGTCGCGCTCTGCGGCCTCTCCTGCTTCGCGCTCAGCTTCACCGACAGCTTCCGGGACGCCAAGGGCGCCGTGCGCTACGGCTTCGCCACGCGCCGCGGGCTCTGGGTCATCGACGGCGGCGCGCCGCTCGACCCGCAGGCCGCAGCAGCCTACAGGCTGCGCTTCCTCGACCTCGTGCACGCCGTCGTCACCGTCATGGTCTTCGTGGCCGTCGCGCTCTTCGACCACAACGTCGTGTCCTGCTTCTACCCCGTGCCGTCCGAGGATGCCGTGCAGGTGCTCACCGTGCTGCCCATCGCCATCGGGGTGGTCGGGAGCATGCTCTTCGTCACCTTCCCGACCACACGCCACGGCATCGGCTTCCCGCTCTCGCAGCATTGA